The following proteins are co-located in the Carassius carassius chromosome 39, fCarCar2.1, whole genome shotgun sequence genome:
- the LOC132121036 gene encoding putative nuclease HARBI1 has translation MVCVALRFFASGAFLYSVGDAEQLNKATICRTIRSVCLAIKALADVFISFPGHRRLCDIKEEFYRIAGFPNVIGAVDCTHIRIKAPSGAHEADFVNRKSFHSINVQMVCNADCVISNVVAKWPGSVHDSRIFRASEIYQCLSQGEFSGVLLGDRGYGCQPFLLTPFTDPQEAQQAYNHAHARTRARVEMTFGLLKARFHCLHKLRVSPVRACDITVACAVLHNVACLRKERAPRVPPAMDWDNPAIFPDDDSGRLLRDQYVLNYFS, from the exons ATGGTTTGTGTGGCCTTGCGCTTTTTTGCTAGTGGAGCCTTCCTGTACTCAGTGGGGGATGCAGAACAGCTGAACAAGGCCACAATTTGCCGCACAATAAGGAGTGTGTGTCTGGCTATCAAAGCATTAGCAGATGTCTTCATCTCCTTCCCTGGCCACAGAAGACTCTGTGACATCAAAGAGGAGTTCTATAGGATTGCAG GTTTCCCCAATGTCATTGGTGCAGTGGACTGCACACACATAAGGATAAAAGCCCCCTCAGGTGCCCATGAGGCCGATTTTGTGAATAGGAAATCCTTTCACAGCATTAATGTTCAG ATGGTCTGCAATGCTGACTGTGTGATCAGCAATGTTGTGGCAAAATGGCCTGGCTCAGTCCATGACTCCAGAATCTTTCGGGCCTCTGAAATCTATCAGTGCCTATCACAAG GTGAATTCTCTGGTGTGTTGCTGGGAGACAGGGGGTATGGCTGCCAGCCTTTTCTCCTGACACCTTTCACAGACCCCCAGGAAGCACAGCAGGCCTACAACCATGCCCATGCCAGGACCAGGGCCAGAGTTGAAATGACCTTTGGCCTCCTGAAGGCACGCTTTCACTGCCTTCACAAATTAAGGGTCAGCCCTGTTAGGGCATGTGATATTACTGTGGCTTGTGCTGTCCTCCACAATGTGGCCTGCCTGAGGAAGGAGAGGGCCCCCAGAGTGCCACCAGCCATGGACTGGGACAATCCGGCAATCTTCCCTGATGACGACAGTGGTCGGCTGCTGAGGGACCAATATgtgttgaattattttagttAG